A stretch of the Symmachiella macrocystis genome encodes the following:
- a CDS encoding efflux RND transporter periplasmic adaptor subunit yields the protein MLRLTNLVLRGLILMALWALCGQISAADPEEPASRVTVAPVISREITVRRSFVGTVEPLRTSVVGSAVDGRVLEFLVNEGDAVKAKQPLAKVRTSMLEIRLAVAQAELQLRREELAELENGSLPEEIIQAESRLRGTKAAFDYRVSNSERALSLFKQNRTVTDEQLREAQSETEQAEQMYLEAKAAHALVVQGPRKEKIAQARAQVLMQSEQVKLIEEQILRHTVVAPFDGYITAEHTEVGEWIGEGDPVVDVVQLNEVDVRAGVLSEQAAHLRIGAEVPVQFAALPGQTLTGHVALIIPSADELSRAIPVKVRLPNQIVNGGPILKAGMMAHVLLPTTHTQAVLMVPKDSLVLAKDERPVVYVLEKDTKKPGQWVVKPVTVAMGVSDGEWIEVKGLLRADQQVVVKGNERLSPGDHVEVIDTIKPKSAAN from the coding sequence ATGTTGCGGTTAACGAATCTGGTGCTCAGAGGCCTGATCTTGATGGCGCTTTGGGCTTTGTGCGGGCAAATCTCGGCCGCAGATCCGGAAGAGCCTGCCAGTCGTGTCACAGTAGCCCCGGTCATTTCGCGGGAAATTACGGTGCGGCGATCCTTTGTCGGCACGGTTGAGCCGCTCCGCACCAGTGTGGTGGGGAGTGCCGTGGATGGTCGCGTGTTGGAGTTTCTTGTCAACGAGGGGGACGCGGTCAAAGCCAAACAGCCTCTCGCCAAAGTCCGCACGTCGATGCTGGAAATCCGACTCGCCGTTGCGCAAGCGGAATTGCAACTGCGGCGAGAAGAACTCGCGGAATTGGAAAACGGATCACTCCCCGAAGAAATCATTCAAGCTGAATCAAGGTTGCGAGGAACCAAGGCGGCTTTTGATTATCGCGTCTCCAATTCGGAGCGGGCACTTTCACTCTTTAAGCAGAATCGCACCGTGACGGACGAACAATTGCGGGAGGCGCAGTCCGAAACGGAACAAGCGGAGCAAATGTATCTCGAAGCTAAGGCGGCACATGCTCTCGTTGTGCAAGGCCCGCGGAAGGAGAAGATTGCACAAGCCCGCGCTCAAGTGCTCATGCAGTCGGAACAAGTGAAATTGATCGAAGAACAGATTCTCCGCCACACCGTTGTGGCGCCGTTCGACGGTTACATCACCGCCGAACATACGGAAGTCGGTGAATGGATTGGCGAAGGGGATCCCGTGGTGGATGTGGTCCAACTGAACGAGGTCGACGTCCGCGCCGGTGTGTTGAGTGAACAGGCTGCCCATCTGCGAATCGGAGCCGAGGTGCCAGTGCAGTTCGCCGCCTTGCCGGGACAGACGCTGACCGGACATGTTGCGCTGATCATCCCCAGTGCGGATGAATTGTCGCGGGCGATTCCGGTCAAGGTGCGGCTCCCAAACCAAATCGTCAATGGGGGACCGATCTTGAAAGCGGGCATGATGGCCCATGTCCTCCTTCCCACGACTCACACGCAAGCTGTGCTGATGGTTCCCAAGGACTCTCTAGTACTGGCCAAAGACGAACGCCCCGTGGTGTATGTTCTCGAGAAGGACACAAAAAAGCCTGGTCAATGGGTTGTCAAACCGGTGACCGTGGCCATGGGCGTTTCCGACGGTGAGTGGATCGAAGTCAAGGGGCTGTTGCGGGCCGATCAGCAGGTGGTTGTCAAAGGGAACGAACGTCTGTCCCCCGGTGATCACGTGGAAGTCATCGACACGATCAAACCTAAATCAGCGGCGAATTAA
- a CDS encoding GNAT family N-acetyltransferase — MAHRYFKRFRMEIDLSRLQEGVPELPEGFFWSEWDPALVTRHAQAKYASFSREIDAHVFPCLGNVAGCQRLMREIARRDSFLPTATWLISTQGNNSHDTQDCGTIQGLAQQGRMGSIQNVGVAPQHRGLGLGRALVLKALRGFYEARMRRVFLEVTADNEPAVELYRSIGFKLTRTLYKAVDVEPSSVS, encoded by the coding sequence ATGGCCCATCGATACTTCAAACGGTTTCGCATGGAGATCGATTTATCGCGGCTGCAAGAAGGGGTCCCGGAATTGCCGGAAGGGTTTTTCTGGTCCGAATGGGACCCCGCTTTGGTCACCCGGCACGCGCAGGCAAAGTATGCCAGTTTTTCCCGGGAGATTGATGCTCACGTTTTCCCTTGCCTGGGTAATGTCGCCGGTTGCCAACGTCTGATGCGCGAGATTGCCCGCCGCGATTCATTTTTACCCACAGCCACCTGGTTAATTTCGACGCAAGGCAACAACAGTCACGACACACAAGATTGCGGCACGATCCAAGGTTTGGCACAGCAAGGACGGATGGGATCGATTCAAAATGTCGGCGTCGCACCGCAACATCGTGGATTGGGACTGGGCCGCGCTTTGGTGCTCAAGGCACTGCGTGGTTTTTATGAAGCCCGGATGCGTCGCGTCTTTTTAGAGGTGACCGCCGACAACGAACCGGCCGTCGAACTGTACCGCTCGATCGGATTCAAGCTGACTCGCACGCTGTATAAAGCAGTCGACGTTGAACCGTCGTCGGTTTCCTAG
- a CDS encoding M16 family metallopeptidase, whose translation MQAQDIRTTQLPNGLTLVMERMPDVRSAAFSMLIPAGNIYDPPGQEGCAAVLSDLITRGAGDRNSQQLAFDLDNLGLQRSESASGSHLGLSGATIADRLPDVLRIYADIVLRPQLPADQFEAARAGIAQSLHSIEDEPRQKAMQELRRRSYPSPWGLPSDGNLEGLSQLTADTVRAHYENCFRPSETILGIAGNFDVLAIQGLVEEYFGDWQDKPVPTVEVSDWAPNISHIEHESTQTHIGVAYESVPYRDEGYYNAWAAVNILGGGMSSRLFTEVREKRGLCYSVYASLSALRDQGRVFCYAGSTNERAQETLDVMLAELQRLPEGIEEGELERCKAGAKSSLIMQQESSSSRASAVARDWYHLGRVTTLDEVHQKVDALTVPSILKYVDEHPADNFTVLTLGPESLEVNLGVS comes from the coding sequence ATGCAGGCACAAGATATACGGACAACCCAATTGCCCAACGGGCTGACGCTCGTCATGGAGCGGATGCCCGATGTGCGGTCGGCCGCGTTTTCCATGTTGATTCCCGCCGGCAATATCTACGATCCCCCTGGTCAAGAAGGTTGCGCCGCTGTGCTGAGCGACCTCATCACCCGCGGCGCGGGAGATCGCAATAGCCAGCAATTGGCGTTTGATTTAGACAATCTCGGCCTGCAACGCAGCGAATCGGCCTCCGGCAGCCATCTGGGCCTCAGTGGAGCGACCATCGCCGACCGCCTGCCGGATGTGCTGCGGATTTATGCCGACATCGTCCTCCGCCCACAACTCCCCGCGGATCAATTCGAGGCCGCCCGTGCCGGTATCGCACAGTCATTGCACTCGATCGAAGACGAACCACGGCAAAAAGCGATGCAGGAATTGCGCCGTCGCAGCTATCCCTCCCCCTGGGGATTGCCCAGCGACGGAAACCTGGAAGGGCTCTCCCAGCTCACCGCTGACACCGTACGTGCCCATTATGAAAATTGCTTCCGTCCCTCAGAGACGATTTTGGGCATCGCCGGGAATTTTGATGTCCTGGCGATTCAAGGTCTCGTTGAGGAATACTTCGGCGATTGGCAGGACAAACCGGTCCCGACCGTTGAAGTGAGTGACTGGGCGCCGAACATCAGCCATATCGAGCATGAGTCGACGCAAACACACATTGGCGTCGCCTACGAAAGTGTGCCCTACCGTGACGAGGGCTATTACAATGCGTGGGCAGCGGTCAATATTCTCGGCGGCGGCATGAGTTCGCGTCTGTTTACCGAAGTCCGTGAAAAGCGCGGGCTCTGTTATTCCGTCTATGCCAGCCTGAGTGCGCTGCGTGATCAAGGCCGGGTGTTCTGTTATGCCGGATCGACTAATGAGCGTGCGCAAGAAACGCTCGACGTGATGTTAGCCGAATTGCAACGGTTGCCCGAGGGAATCGAAGAAGGGGAACTTGAGCGTTGTAAGGCCGGCGCCAAAAGTTCGCTGATCATGCAACAGGAATCGTCGTCGTCCCGCGCTTCGGCCGTGGCGCGGGATTGGTATCACCTGGGACGCGTCACGACGCTGGATGAGGTGCATCAAAAAGTCGACGCCCTCACTGTGCCTAGTATTTTGAAGTACGTCGACGAACACCCGGCGGACAATTTCACCGTTTTGACTCTCGGCCCTGAATCGCTGGAGGTGAATCTTGGAGTTTCATAA
- a CDS encoding M16 family metallopeptidase, with amino-acid sequence MEFHKATLDNGLQIVAEQSPAAHSVAVGFFVRTGSRDETQEVSGVSHFLEHMVFKGTDRFAADDVNRIFDEIGAKYNASTSEEVTLFYGAVLPEYLPRIFDLLAEILRPSLRTDDFDTEKKVILEEIGRYEDEPTFTAYETLMQTHFAGHPLGQCILGTVDSINALTADQMRGYFNQRYLAGNITLAVAGNFDWDEVLALAEKQCKDWPAGDPGRTVTEAQPPGGIEVITNPSSHHQHIMQMTPAPPSSHPDRYAAELLGVIVGDDSGSRMYWDLVDPGYAEMAEMSYNDYDGSGVYLMYCGCAPEQTAENMRRIETIFHEVNDKGVTEEELTQAKNKVSSRIVLRSERPMGRLGALGSNWLYRGEYRSVEDDLNVIAGITSDDIRRLLDEYPLGQTTTTAVGPLESLNGEVS; translated from the coding sequence TTGGAGTTTCATAAGGCTACGTTGGACAATGGATTGCAAATCGTCGCAGAACAAAGCCCCGCCGCGCACAGCGTCGCGGTCGGCTTCTTCGTGCGGACCGGTTCGCGCGATGAGACTCAAGAGGTCTCCGGCGTCAGCCATTTTCTGGAGCATATGGTTTTCAAAGGGACTGACCGGTTCGCCGCCGACGATGTGAACCGCATCTTCGACGAGATCGGCGCCAAATACAACGCCTCGACCAGCGAAGAAGTGACGCTGTTCTACGGAGCGGTCTTGCCCGAATACCTGCCGCGGATCTTTGACCTGCTGGCCGAGATCTTGCGCCCCAGCTTGCGGACCGACGACTTTGATACGGAGAAAAAAGTCATTCTGGAGGAAATCGGCCGTTACGAAGACGAGCCGACTTTCACCGCTTACGAAACGCTCATGCAAACCCACTTTGCCGGGCACCCGTTGGGGCAATGCATTTTAGGAACCGTCGACAGTATCAACGCATTGACGGCCGACCAGATGCGGGGGTATTTCAACCAGCGGTATTTGGCCGGCAACATCACATTGGCGGTTGCGGGAAATTTTGATTGGGACGAAGTTCTGGCGCTCGCAGAGAAGCAATGCAAAGATTGGCCCGCCGGCGATCCCGGTCGCACGGTGACCGAAGCGCAACCGCCCGGTGGCATCGAAGTGATCACCAACCCCAGTAGCCATCACCAACACATCATGCAAATGACCCCGGCCCCACCGTCGTCGCACCCTGACCGCTATGCAGCGGAGTTGCTGGGCGTTATCGTGGGCGATGACAGCGGTAGCCGCATGTATTGGGATCTCGTCGACCCCGGCTACGCCGAAATGGCCGAGATGAGTTACAACGACTACGATGGCAGCGGTGTGTATCTGATGTATTGTGGCTGCGCTCCGGAACAAACCGCTGAGAATATGCGGCGGATCGAAACAATCTTTCACGAGGTGAACGACAAGGGAGTCACCGAAGAGGAACTGACCCAGGCCAAAAACAAAGTCAGTTCCCGCATCGTCCTTCGCAGCGAACGCCCCATGGGCCGCCTCGGCGCATTGGGAAGCAACTGGCTGTACCGCGGGGAATACCGCAGCGTCGAAGACGATCTGAATGTTATTGCAGGCATCACCTCCGACGACATCCGCCGTTTGCTGGATGAATATCCGCTGGGCCAAACGACCACCACGGCGGTGGGACCGTTGGAATCGTTGAATGGTGAGGTTTCGTAG
- a CDS encoding YqjF family protein, which translates to MNSLRLRVSARDFFVFYLAAHANMLKNPPTIDRNSPTQRPDEKAIGYQRWSDLLFVHWRVPAEMIAPLLPPRLTLDTWEGDAWVGLVPFYMSGVRPWWAPAVPGISNFCETNLRTYVHLEGQNPGVWFFSLEAAQSLAVRIARRFWNLPYFKAAMSLNRNNNQISYRSQRLWPEPAQAVTDIEARIGDGMTTPLDEAGRVAEGTLEFFLAERYLLYSVDRAGQLYRGQVHHCPYPLRQAEIVRLEESLFAAAGIAPAQDYCHALFSDGVTVDIFPLRPC; encoded by the coding sequence GTGAACTCTTTGCGCCTTCGCGTCTCTGCGCGAGACTTTTTCGTCTTTTACTTGGCTGCCCACGCTAACATGCTAAAAAATCCTCCCACCATCGACCGCAACAGCCCCACGCAACGCCCTGATGAAAAAGCAATCGGGTATCAACGGTGGTCGGATCTGTTGTTTGTGCATTGGCGCGTCCCGGCGGAGATGATTGCTCCGTTGTTACCGCCGCGGCTGACGCTTGATACTTGGGAAGGCGACGCTTGGGTGGGGTTGGTGCCGTTCTATATGTCCGGCGTGCGGCCTTGGTGGGCGCCGGCGGTGCCGGGGATTTCGAATTTCTGCGAGACCAACCTCCGCACCTATGTGCATCTTGAGGGACAAAACCCCGGCGTGTGGTTTTTTAGTCTCGAAGCCGCACAGTCATTGGCGGTCCGTATCGCGCGGCGGTTTTGGAATCTGCCCTACTTCAAAGCTGCGATGTCGTTGAACCGCAATAACAATCAGATCAGTTATCGCAGCCAAAGATTGTGGCCCGAACCGGCGCAGGCCGTGACGGACATTGAGGCGCGGATTGGCGATGGGATGACAACCCCGCTGGATGAAGCAGGTCGCGTTGCGGAGGGGACCTTGGAGTTTTTTCTTGCCGAACGGTATTTGCTGTATTCGGTTGATCGCGCGGGGCAGTTGTATCGCGGACAGGTACACCACTGCCCGTATCCCTTGAGGCAAGCGGAAATCGTGCGACTGGAAGAGAGCTTGTTCGCAGCGGCGGGGATTGCGCCGGCTCAGGATTATTGCCACGCGTTGTTTAGCGATGGTGTGACGGTCGATATCTTTCCATTACGGCCCTGCTAA
- a CDS encoding cold-shock protein — MPQGSIKKLTDKGFGFIDLGNGKDLFFHASALQNTSFEELYEGQQVEFTEGQGPKGPRAEDVTPA; from the coding sequence ATGCCGCAAGGCTCAATTAAAAAACTAACGGACAAAGGGTTTGGGTTCATCGATCTCGGAAACGGAAAGGATTTGTTCTTCCACGCGTCAGCGTTGCAGAATACCTCGTTCGAGGAACTCTACGAAGGTCAACAGGTGGAGTTCACCGAAGGGCAAGGCCCCAAGGGCCCGCGGGCAGAGGATGTCACCCCCGCATAA
- a CDS encoding BtpA/SgcQ family protein translates to MTSFQLPQLFAAPKPIIGMLHIPPLPGAPHFEGDVAAIRDHVLRDAKALSAGGVHGMMLENFGDTPFYPGSVPPHTIAHMTALAAEVRRHSNLPLGINVLRNDGCSALAIAHAVGAQFIRVNVLCGARVTDQGIIQGIAHELLRDRAALGAEHIRIFADVNVKHSAALAPRPLADEVADTLLRGGTDALIVSGSATGTATDLSEIQHAHAAAHGAPVLVGSGVSAESIGSMAQHADGFIVGTAVKQDGLVSNPIDPARVVALLDGLS, encoded by the coding sequence ATGACCAGTTTTCAACTGCCTCAACTGTTTGCTGCCCCGAAACCAATCATCGGCATGCTACACATCCCGCCCCTGCCCGGCGCACCCCATTTCGAGGGCGACGTTGCAGCGATTCGCGACCATGTGCTGCGCGATGCCAAGGCACTCTCCGCAGGGGGCGTCCACGGTATGATGTTGGAGAACTTTGGCGATACGCCCTTTTACCCCGGCTCGGTTCCGCCCCACACAATCGCCCACATGACCGCCTTGGCCGCAGAAGTACGGAGGCATTCAAATTTGCCATTGGGCATCAACGTGTTGCGCAACGATGGCTGTAGCGCGTTGGCGATCGCCCATGCGGTCGGCGCGCAGTTTATCCGCGTGAATGTCCTGTGCGGCGCGCGGGTCACCGATCAAGGGATCATACAGGGCATCGCCCATGAGTTATTGCGCGACCGCGCGGCGCTCGGTGCGGAGCATATTCGTATTTTCGCCGATGTGAACGTTAAACACTCGGCGGCCTTGGCGCCGCGACCGTTGGCCGACGAGGTTGCCGACACGCTCCTCCGCGGCGGCACCGATGCATTGATTGTCTCGGGCTCCGCCACGGGTACTGCAACTGATTTATCGGAGATCCAGCATGCCCATGCCGCTGCCCACGGTGCACCGGTTCTGGTGGGCAGCGGTGTGTCGGCGGAGTCTATCGGAAGCATGGCGCAGCACGCCGATGGTTTCATCGTCGGAACCGCCGTCAAACAGGACGGACTAGTCTCGAATCCCATCGATCCCGCACGCGTCGTCGCACTGCTCGACGGGTTGTCGTGA
- a CDS encoding MATE family efflux transporter: MKGFLTTPPKPGSSSELLRIAVPLVISSGTLSLMQVLDRMFLMWYSTDALAAAMPSGLLHWSLMSIAIGTAGYVNTFVAQYEGAGRPDRVAGAMWQGIYFCIFASAIMLFFLPCTEGIFRLVGHEKAVQDLECTYFRILCVGTAPFLLSAVLSCFYSGRGRTMTIMWVNLAATVINAALNYWLVFGGWGVPAMGIAGAGWATVIASCLGVAAFIVLLLRSEDARPYQLLENYHFNREMFVRLLRYGLPSGVHFFVDVACFSAFILLIGAIGKEQLAATNLAFNINSLLFLPMLGFGTAVMTLVGKRIGEGRPQMAVRTTWIAFGFTTVYMSVWAAILILAPGIVLAPYAARSNPAEFAAIQPTIVVLLQFIAAYTLFDGMNIVFASAIRGAGDTRFCLLFTFFSSLSLMVIPAFLVLRVYHMGLYAAWACVMIYIVFLSFGFLLRFLTGQWKSMSVIHETPAVTADEPRWEWDLPDPESIPVAVK, translated from the coding sequence ATGAAAGGATTTCTGACAACTCCCCCGAAGCCCGGATCATCTTCCGAGTTGCTGCGCATCGCCGTTCCGCTAGTGATTAGCTCTGGAACGTTGTCGCTGATGCAGGTCTTGGACCGCATGTTCCTGATGTGGTATTCCACAGACGCATTGGCCGCAGCCATGCCGTCGGGGTTGTTGCATTGGTCGTTGATGAGCATTGCCATCGGCACGGCCGGGTACGTCAACACGTTTGTCGCACAATACGAAGGGGCCGGGCGACCGGACCGCGTGGCGGGCGCGATGTGGCAGGGGATTTACTTCTGTATTTTCGCTTCGGCCATCATGCTGTTCTTTCTGCCGTGTACCGAAGGCATCTTCCGTCTGGTCGGGCACGAGAAGGCCGTGCAGGATCTGGAGTGCACCTATTTCCGCATCCTCTGCGTCGGAACCGCTCCGTTTTTGCTCTCGGCAGTATTGTCCTGTTTTTATAGCGGACGCGGCCGGACGATGACCATTATGTGGGTCAACCTGGCAGCGACCGTGATTAACGCCGCTTTGAATTATTGGCTGGTGTTCGGCGGTTGGGGTGTGCCTGCGATGGGGATTGCCGGAGCGGGTTGGGCGACCGTGATTGCCAGTTGCTTGGGTGTCGCTGCCTTTATCGTCTTATTGCTCCGTAGCGAGGATGCAAGGCCGTATCAATTGCTCGAAAACTATCATTTCAATCGAGAAATGTTTGTGCGGTTGTTGCGCTACGGACTTCCCAGCGGAGTCCATTTCTTCGTCGATGTCGCCTGCTTTTCAGCATTCATCTTGCTGATTGGGGCGATCGGCAAGGAACAACTGGCCGCGACGAATTTGGCGTTCAATATCAACTCATTGTTATTTTTGCCGATGCTGGGCTTCGGAACAGCGGTGATGACGTTGGTTGGTAAACGGATCGGTGAGGGACGCCCTCAAATGGCTGTGCGTACAACCTGGATCGCATTTGGATTCACGACTGTCTATATGTCCGTTTGGGCTGCCATTTTGATCTTGGCACCGGGAATTGTGTTAGCACCCTATGCCGCTCGGAGCAATCCAGCGGAGTTCGCCGCCATTCAGCCGACCATCGTCGTGCTGCTGCAATTTATCGCGGCTTATACTTTGTTCGACGGGATGAACATTGTGTTTGCTTCGGCCATTCGCGGAGCGGGCGATACGCGGTTTTGTCTGTTGTTTACGTTTTTCTCCAGCCTCTCGCTGATGGTCATTCCCGCATTCCTCGTATTGCGCGTTTATCACATGGGCCTTTACGCGGCCTGGGCCTGCGTGATGATCTATATCGTGTTTCTCTCGTTTGGGTTTTTGTTGCGGTTTTTAACCGGCCAATGGAAGTCGATGAGCGTGATCCACGAAACACCGGCGGTCACTGCAGACGAACCGCGCTGGGAATGGGACCTTCCCGATCCGGAATCGATTCCGGTCGCGGTGAAATAA
- a CDS encoding zinc-binding dehydrogenase codes for MKTTARAITFHGPGRALETNEFALPNLQAGEVLVKISCSTLCGSDLHTYHGDRGTPCPTILGHEILGVVAELPAGAAVLDHFGMPLEIGARVTWGIAASCGDCFFCRHELPQKCATLFKYGHQQITDAHPLSGGMAEYCHLASGTPVFRVPESLPDTVACPANCATATVAAALRVAGKHPDGALLIHGAGMLGLTAAAMARWQGYRDVIVVDVNQQRLIRATEFGATRVVVAGETDSSLDDAVEAATAGRGVDVAIDVSGAPAAMRQGLEALRVGGCAVWVGAVFPTPPVEVIPEQVVRKMIEIHGLHNYAPCDLATALDFLNQTQADYPFSELIGDSYPLDNAEAAFAAARESGAFRVMLRP; via the coding sequence ATGAAAACTACCGCTCGCGCCATCACGTTCCACGGCCCCGGACGTGCTTTGGAAACGAACGAATTCGCATTGCCCAATTTGCAGGCGGGCGAGGTCCTTGTGAAGATATCCTGCAGCACATTGTGCGGCAGCGATTTGCATACCTACCATGGCGACCGCGGCACCCCCTGTCCCACAATTCTGGGGCACGAAATCCTGGGCGTCGTGGCGGAGTTACCCGCCGGAGCTGCGGTCCTGGACCATTTCGGGATGCCGCTCGAAATTGGTGCGCGGGTGACATGGGGCATCGCAGCGAGTTGTGGTGATTGTTTTTTTTGCCGGCACGAATTGCCGCAAAAGTGCGCGACGTTGTTCAAATACGGTCATCAACAAATCACCGACGCGCATCCACTCAGTGGCGGCATGGCCGAATATTGTCATCTGGCTTCCGGGACCCCGGTGTTTCGCGTTCCTGAATCGCTGCCCGACACCGTCGCCTGTCCGGCGAATTGCGCAACGGCCACCGTGGCAGCCGCCTTGCGGGTGGCGGGAAAACATCCCGACGGGGCACTGTTGATCCACGGAGCCGGCATGCTGGGACTGACCGCCGCCGCCATGGCGCGTTGGCAAGGCTACCGCGATGTGATTGTGGTCGATGTCAACCAGCAGCGATTAATCCGCGCGACGGAATTTGGCGCAACGCGCGTCGTTGTCGCTGGAGAAACAGACAGCAGTCTGGACGATGCTGTTGAGGCGGCCACGGCGGGACGTGGTGTCGACGTGGCCATCGACGTCAGTGGTGCTCCTGCGGCGATGCGGCAGGGGTTGGAGGCGCTCCGTGTGGGAGGCTGCGCCGTTTGGGTGGGAGCTGTCTTTCCCACCCCGCCTGTGGAGGTGATCCCCGAACAGGTTGTGCGGAAAATGATCGAAATCCACGGCCTCCATAACTACGCCCCCTGCGACCTAGCCACGGCCTTGGATTTTCTCAACCAGACGCAGGCCGACTATCCGTTTTCGGAACTGATCGGAGATTCGTATCCCTTGGACAATGCCGAAGCAGCGTTTGCCGCTGCCCGCGAAAGTGGGGCGTTTCGCGTGATGCTACGTCCTTGA
- a CDS encoding POT family MFS transporter — protein sequence MASKPYLTAPTETDKMPGGIPYIVGNEAAERFSFYGMKAILFVFMTKYLVNHAGVSDVMSDAEATTYIHMFVAATYFCSIIGGFFSDAFFGKYQIIMALSVVYCLGHLVLAIDTTRIGLLCGLMLIVLGAGGIKPCVSAHVGDQFGSKNQHLLPRVFAWFYFSINFGAFLSTLLTPYILTHPELERHKLGPHVAFGLPGALMLLATVVFWLGRRKFIHVPARGLANFTKSFRGESGRSLAHLCLIFLFLITFWSLFDQTASRWVEQAGKMDKRFDLSWLPFASESSSIEPTESQIQAANPALILLLIPLFSYGLYPLLNRLFGLTALRKIGIGFFVTAAAFAVSAFIETAVQQASSQVAVLATAADGTTQRKQSDFLSPRSGEVLSTERDLGELFADQFAPDSGATYAIERNSNPTLFSQFSIEHQTGIVTAEFRSDTVDRLPHIGWQLLAYVILTAAEIMVSITALEFAYTQAPNEAKSIVMSLYLLTVFFGNLFTAGVNLFIQNSDGTSKLAGADYYWFFTAAMFITAVLFVGVASKYRVRSYIQGPQSADITEA from the coding sequence ATGGCAAGCAAACCGTATCTGACTGCCCCGACGGAAACCGATAAGATGCCCGGCGGGATTCCGTATATTGTCGGAAACGAGGCGGCGGAACGGTTCAGTTTTTACGGCATGAAGGCGATTTTGTTCGTGTTCATGACCAAGTATCTCGTGAACCATGCCGGCGTCTCGGACGTGATGAGCGATGCCGAAGCAACGACCTACATTCATATGTTTGTCGCGGCGACCTATTTCTGCTCGATTATCGGCGGTTTTTTCTCGGATGCATTTTTCGGGAAATATCAGATCATCATGGCATTGTCGGTCGTCTACTGCCTGGGACACCTAGTGCTGGCGATTGACACCACGCGGATCGGATTGCTGTGCGGGCTGATGTTGATCGTACTCGGTGCTGGCGGCATCAAGCCATGTGTCTCCGCCCACGTAGGCGATCAATTCGGCAGCAAAAACCAGCATTTATTGCCGCGTGTGTTTGCGTGGTTTTATTTTTCCATCAATTTCGGCGCGTTTTTGTCAACGCTGCTCACCCCCTACATTCTCACGCATCCTGAGCTTGAACGGCACAAACTTGGACCGCACGTGGCATTCGGATTACCGGGCGCGTTGATGTTGTTGGCCACCGTGGTGTTTTGGCTGGGACGCCGGAAGTTCATTCACGTACCGGCGCGCGGTTTGGCCAACTTTACAAAATCGTTTCGAGGGGAATCGGGGCGTTCTTTGGCCCATCTGTGTCTCATATTTTTGTTTCTGATCACATTTTGGAGCCTGTTCGATCAGACAGCTTCGCGGTGGGTCGAACAAGCGGGCAAAATGGACAAACGGTTTGATCTATCGTGGCTGCCGTTTGCCAGCGAGTCGTCATCCATTGAACCAACCGAGTCGCAAATCCAAGCGGCGAATCCGGCATTGATCCTCCTCTTGATCCCGCTGTTCTCCTACGGACTGTATCCGCTGCTGAACCGACTGTTTGGACTGACGGCGTTGCGGAAAATCGGCATCGGTTTTTTCGTGACAGCGGCGGCGTTTGCCGTTTCGGCATTCATTGAAACCGCAGTACAACAGGCCTCGTCACAAGTGGCGGTTCTCGCCACCGCCGCTGATGGAACCACCCAGCGCAAGCAATCGGACTTCCTGTCGCCGCGCTCGGGAGAAGTATTGTCAACGGAGCGTGACCTGGGAGAACTGTTCGCCGACCAATTCGCGCCCGACAGCGGCGCGACCTATGCAATCGAACGCAATTCAAATCCGACGCTGTTTAGTCAGTTTTCCATTGAGCATCAAACGGGCATCGTGACCGCTGAATTTCGTAGCGACACCGTCGATCGGCTGCCGCACATCGGCTGGCAATTGTTGGCATATGTCATTTTGACCGCTGCTGAAATCATGGTCTCGATCACCGCACTGGAGTTCGCTTATACCCAGGCGCCCAACGAAGCCAAATCGATTGTGATGTCGCTGTATTTGCTCACTGTATTTTTCGGGAACCTGTTTACCGCCGGCGTCAATTTATTCATTCAAAACAGTGACGGCACCAGCAAACTGGCCGGAGCAGACTACTACTGGTTCTTCACAGCCGCGATGTTCATTACTGCTGTGCTGTTCGTCGGCGTGGCCAGCAAATACCGCGTTCGCTCCTATATCCAAGGCCCACAGAGCGCGGATATTACAGAGGCCTAG